One genomic region from Phoenix dactylifera cultivar Barhee BC4 unplaced genomic scaffold, palm_55x_up_171113_PBpolish2nd_filt_p 001012F, whole genome shotgun sequence encodes:
- the LOC120103722 gene encoding wall-associated receptor kinase 3-like: MASKRELLLLQLLLQLLVAAASSSEQLMALPGCRRKCGNIAVPYPFGIGPGCFRGGFDITCDGGSPRALIPDLDLEIEITDISLAPAEVRAKIPMSYQCYNETAMVSKVTPKVDLTTRPAYIFSSTRNKFTALGCFTLAHLAAYIEEDDYQYGGACVSYCWNEESIANGSCSNMGCCQVSIPKQLGSIDIYFRNYGYSDTWNISPCSYAFLVAQDSYNFSRSDLSYDFAVKHRNHTPVVLDWAIRNQSCQDARVDPTTYACRSNNSICSDASNGPGYLCSCLPGYDGNPYLHDGCQDIDECKLPEQYPCHGICVNRPGNYSCACPQGTQGNATTESCRPLRGKDKFPLLAILAGGISVSTFFIVLICYILAKRKLVTTKQKFFDQNGGYLLQQQISSKGVAFKIYTVEELKRATNNFNTDRVLGQGGFGTVYKGIFEDKTVVAIKKPKKMEVDQIEEFAKEMFILSQINHKNVVKLLGCCLEVKVPMLVYEFVSNGTLSDHLHGRNQNSSLNLDMRLTIAVESAEALAYLHSWASPPILHCDVKSANILLDENFTAKVSDFGASKLVPNGPTQYVSVIQGTLGYLDPEFQADGRLTNKSDVYSFGVVLLELLTGKRAIYSEGSEEKRSLVASFYRAMNEDRLLQILDDQVKDEGGIELLEQIADLAGRCLDRRGEDRPTMKEVAEELEKLRKFKQHSWEQNDHEETDSSLDGSRPTAILPHTY; the protein is encoded by the exons ATGGCTAGTAAGAGAGAGTTGCTGCTGCTCCAGCTGTTGTTGCAGCTGCTGGTAGCAGCAGCATCCTCGTCGGAGCAGCTCATGGCGTTGCCCGGCTGCCGTCGTAAGTGCGGGAACATCGCCGTCCCCTACCCCTTCGGCATCGGACCCGGCTGCTTCAGAGGAGGCTTCGACATCACCTGCGACGGCGGCAGCCCGAGAGCTCTCATCCCGGATCTGGACTTGGAAATCGAGATCACGGATATATCATTAGCACCAGCCGAGGTACGTGCAAAGATACCCATGTCCTACCAGTGCTACAACGAGACCGCCATGGTCTCCAAAGTAACGCCCAAGGTCGACCTCACGACGCGGCCGGCCTACATTTTCTCGAGCACCCGCAACAAGTTCACCGCCTTGGGCTGCTTCACCCTGGCGCATCTGGCTGCCTACATCGAGGAGGATGACTACCAGTACGGCGGCGCCTGCGTCTCCTACTGCTGGAATGAGGAGAGCATCGCTAATGGCTCCTGCTCCAACATGGGATGCTGCCAGGTCTCCATCCCGAAGCAGCTAGGCTCCATAGATATCTACTTCCGAAACTATGGCTACAGCGATACTTGGAATATCAGTCCCTGCAGTTATGCCTTCCTGGTGGCCCAGGACTCGTATAACTTCAGCAGATCTGATCTCTCCTACGATTTCGCCGTCAAGCACCGCAACCATACCCCGGTGGTGCTAGATTGGGCCATACGGAACCAGTCTTGCCAGGATGCAAGAGTGGATCCAACAACCTATGCATGCCGCAGCAACAACAGCATCTGCAGCGACGCAAGCAATGGCCCCGGATATCTCTGCAGCTGCTTGCCGGGATATGATGGCAATCCCTACCTTCACGATGGATGCCAAG ACATCGACGAGTGCAAGCTCCCGGAGCAGTATCCTTGCCATGGGATTTGCGTGAACAGACCAGGGAATTATAGCTGCGCCTGCCCTCAAGGAACGCAGGGTAATGCAACGACGGAAAGCTGCAGGCCGCTCCGAGGCAAAGACAAGTTTCCCTTGCTAGCAATCTTGGCTGGAG GCATCAGTGTTAGCACTTTCTTCATAGTTCTCATTTGCTATATCCTTGCAAAGAGAAAGCTCGTTACGACCAAGCAAAAGTTCTTCGACCAAAATGGAGGGTATCTGCTGCAGCAACAAATCAGTTCAAAAGGTGTTGCATTTAAGATTTACACTGTTGAAGAACTAAAAAGAGCAACGAACAACTTTAACACGGACCGAGTGTTAGGACAAGGAGGCTTCGGCACCGTTTATAAAGGGATCTTCGAAGACAAAACAGTAGTAGCCATCAAGAAGCCTAAGAAAATGGAAGTGGACCAAATTGAAGAATTTGCGAAGGAGATGTTTATCCTTTCCCAAATAAACCACAAAAATGTGGTTAAGCTCTTAGGCTGCTGCTTGGAAGTTAAAGTTCCCATGTTGGTTTATGAATTTGTCTCCAACGGTACCCTCTCCGATCACCTCCATGGGAGAAATCAGAATTCCTCGCTTAACTTGGACATGCGTCTCACGATTGCTGTAGAGTCTGCGGAGGCACTTGCCTATCTGCACTCCTGGGCCTCTCCACCTATCCTGCATTGTGATGTAAAGTCTGCTAATATACTCCTCGACGAGAACTTTACTGCAAAAGTGTCTGATTTTGGGGCTTCAAAGCTTGTTCCCAACGGACCAACTCAGTACGTTTCCGTAATTCAAGGAACCTTGGGTTATTTGGATCCAGAATTCCAAGCAGATGGCCGATTAACTAACAAGAGTGATGTTTACAGTTTTGGAGTGGTTCTTCTGGAACTTCTGACAGGGAAGAGAGCAATTTACTCTGAGGGATCCGAGGAGAAGCGCAGCCTTGTAGCAAGTTTCTACAGAGCAATGAACGAGGATAGGCTTCTGCAAATTTTGGACGATCAAGTCAAGGATGAAGGAGGGATAGAGTTGCTCGAACAGATTGCTGACCTTGCGGGGCGATGTTTAGATAGGAGAGGGGAAGATAGGCCCACCATGAAAGAAGTGGCGGAGGAACTCGAAAAGCTAAGGAAATTCAAGCAGCATTCATGGGAGCAAAATGATCATGAGGAGACAGACAGCTCACTTGATGGAAGCCGGCCAACGGCAATATTGCCTCATACTTATTGA